A stretch of the Tannerella serpentiformis genome encodes the following:
- the mce gene encoding methylmalonyl-CoA epimerase, which translates to MEITHIEHLGIAVKSIEEQLPYYEEVLGAKCYNIEVVEDQKVKTAFFKFGQTKIELLEPTSPESTIAKFIEKRGEGIHHIAFATPDVQAALDEAASKGVQLIDKKPRPGAEGLHIAFLHPKSTHGVLTELCMK; encoded by the coding sequence ATGGAAATTACCCACATCGAACATCTCGGCATCGCCGTGAAGAGCATCGAGGAACAGCTGCCTTACTACGAGGAAGTATTGGGCGCTAAGTGTTACAACATCGAGGTTGTGGAAGACCAGAAGGTTAAGACCGCCTTCTTCAAGTTTGGCCAGACGAAGATCGAGCTTCTGGAGCCTACCAGCCCTGAGAGCACCATCGCCAAGTTCATCGAGAAGCGCGGCGAAGGCATCCATCACATCGCCTTTGCTACGCCCGACGTACAGGCCGCCCTTGACGAAGCCGCATCGAAAGGTGTGCAGCTGATCGACAAGAAGCCGCGCCCAGGCGCTGAAGGCCTCCACATCGCCTTCCTGCATCCCAAATCCACACACGGAGTCCTCACCGAACTCTGTATGAAATGA
- a CDS encoding acyl-CoA carboxylase subunit beta — MSNQLEKVKELIAQREKARLGGGEKAIAKQHERGKYTARERINMLLDEGSFEEMDMFVEHRCTNFGQDKKKILGDGVVTGSGTIDGRLVYVFAQDFTVFGGSLSETMAQKICKVMDKAMMMGAPCIGINDSGGARIQEGVNALAGYSEIFQRNILASGVIPQISGIFGPCAGGAVYSPALTDFTLMTEGTSYMFLTGPKVVKTVTGEDVTQEDLGGASVHSTKSGVTHFTAKTEEEGLATIRQLLSYIPQNNLEEAPLKECNDPIDRLDDNLNEIVPDNPNRAYNMYEVINTIVDDHEFFEIQPNYAKNIIIGFARFNGQSVGVVANQPKFMAGVLDCNASRKGARFVRFCDAFNIPIITLVDVPGFLPGTGQEYNAVILHGAKLLYAYGEATVPKITVTLRKSYGGSHIVMSCKQLRGDLNYAWPTAEIAVMGGSGAAEVLYAKELKEAADPAALMAEKVNEYNKLFANPYNAARYGYIDDVIEPRNTRFRIIRALQQLQTKKLTNPAKKHGNIPL, encoded by the coding sequence ATGAGCAATCAACTTGAAAAGGTAAAAGAACTCATCGCCCAGCGTGAGAAAGCCCGCCTGGGTGGCGGCGAAAAGGCCATCGCTAAGCAGCACGAGCGCGGTAAATACACCGCCCGTGAGCGCATCAACATGTTGCTCGACGAAGGCAGCTTCGAAGAGATGGACATGTTCGTAGAGCACCGCTGCACGAACTTCGGACAGGACAAGAAGAAGATCCTTGGCGACGGCGTAGTGACCGGTAGCGGTACGATCGACGGACGCTTGGTGTACGTCTTTGCGCAAGACTTCACCGTCTTCGGCGGTTCGCTCTCCGAGACCATGGCGCAGAAGATCTGCAAGGTCATGGACAAGGCCATGATGATGGGTGCACCCTGCATCGGCATTAACGACTCGGGTGGCGCACGTATTCAGGAAGGCGTCAACGCCCTGGCCGGATACTCGGAAATCTTCCAGCGTAACATCCTGGCGTCGGGTGTCATCCCGCAGATCTCGGGCATCTTCGGCCCCTGCGCAGGTGGCGCTGTGTACTCTCCGGCCCTGACCGACTTCACGCTTATGACCGAGGGCACATCCTACATGTTCCTCACCGGCCCCAAGGTGGTTAAGACCGTGACGGGCGAAGACGTGACGCAGGAAGACCTCGGCGGTGCCAGCGTACACTCCACCAAGTCTGGCGTGACTCACTTCACAGCTAAGACCGAAGAAGAAGGTCTGGCCACCATCCGCCAGCTGCTCAGCTACATTCCGCAGAACAACCTCGAGGAGGCTCCGCTGAAGGAATGCAACGACCCGATCGACCGTCTGGACGACAACCTGAACGAGATTGTTCCCGACAACCCCAACCGGGCCTACAACATGTACGAGGTGATCAATACCATCGTCGACGATCACGAGTTCTTCGAGATTCAGCCCAACTACGCCAAGAACATCATCATCGGTTTCGCCCGCTTCAACGGCCAGTCCGTCGGTGTAGTGGCCAACCAGCCGAAGTTCATGGCCGGAGTGCTCGACTGCAATGCTTCGCGTAAGGGTGCCCGCTTCGTTCGCTTCTGCGACGCCTTCAACATCCCCATCATCACGCTCGTTGACGTGCCGGGCTTCCTCCCCGGAACGGGTCAGGAGTACAACGCCGTTATCCTGCACGGAGCCAAGCTGCTCTACGCTTACGGCGAGGCTACAGTGCCCAAGATCACGGTTACGCTGCGTAAGTCGTACGGTGGATCGCACATCGTCATGAGCTGTAAGCAGCTCCGTGGCGACTTGAACTACGCTTGGCCGACGGCCGAGATCGCCGTAATGGGCGGATCGGGCGCAGCCGAGGTGCTCTACGCCAAGGAACTGAAGGAGGCTGCCGATCCTGCTGCGCTGATGGCTGAGAAGGTGAACGAGTACAACAAGCTCTTCGCTAACCCCTACAACGCCGCACGTTATGGCTACATCGACGATGTGATCGAGCCGCGTAACACGCGCTTCCGCATCATCCGCGCCCTGCAACAGCTTCAGACCAAGAAGCTGACTAACCCGGCTAAGAAGCACGGAAATATCCCCTTGTAA